A window of Geothrix edaphica genomic DNA:
CTGCCAGACCTGCGGGCTGCTCTATCCCATCGAGGACGGCATTCCCGTGATGCTGGTGGACCAGGCCAAGCAGATGGGCGCCAAGAAGGTGCAGCCGTGAGGCTCGACCGCGCCCAGGCCGAGTCGCTGCTCCGCCG
This region includes:
- a CDS encoding Trm112 family protein, whose amino-acid sequence is MPLDPRLLEILCCPACHGDLVEKPEGLHCQTCGLLYPIEDGIPVMLVDQAKQMGAKKVQP